A single Nitrospiraceae bacterium DNA region contains:
- a CDS encoding 3-hydroxyacyl-CoA dehydrogenase NAD-binding domain-containing protein yields the protein MSGEFRHFKTTVADGGILLAGFDYAGKSVNVLNGESLSEWQEIVRFAQHSTAVKGVVLTSLKEGNFCAGADLEQMHDAQQRHSFQELEQLVITAHRVFGEMERSPKPFVAAVEGACLGGGLELALACHARLASAHGRTCFALPEVKLGILPGFGGTQRLPRLIGLPAALDMIATGKTIFPRQALKIGLAEAMVTSIPSTVRTLEEVAKETLVHVAIARACELGSTPLRPRQLRANERLFSVPVIRSLVCRYARRQVIKRVRHFYPAPLRAIDAVEKGMHLSVLEGSLKVEKPLLLDLMAGPISVHLVGLFLRGEEVKRRVAPVPEAVTRIGVLGAGLMGSQIAGQLAEKGYSTVLRDVASNILATAMGRIHQGQAVQVRKRIILPSELRYRMMRITPTTDLRDVSVASLVIEAVSEKLDVKRAVLAEFESEARPDAIFATNTSSYTLADIAVKAAHPERCVGLHFFNPVAKMQLVEVVRAPFTSDRVLAQACIVAKRLGKFPLVVRDGPGFLVNRILSRYLAEAVIMVGEGISLRRIDAIAKNFGMAVDSGHPMGPLELVDLIGLPVAMHVLTSLAALGSRIESRDALLRNFLSAKKPVTFWKSGKENAQALELIAHYRRTESSAVDSVSDDILQQRLFLPMVDEAVRCLHDKIVEHPWQVDFALTYGIGFPAFRGGLLTWARQTMTPGQIAQALEALAIKYGKRFEPCPSLLSGGW from the coding sequence ATGTCAGGCGAATTCAGGCATTTCAAGACCACAGTCGCTGACGGGGGAATTCTCCTTGCAGGTTTTGATTACGCGGGTAAGTCGGTCAATGTGCTCAATGGTGAGAGCCTCTCTGAATGGCAGGAGATCGTCCGGTTTGCGCAACATTCCACCGCCGTCAAAGGCGTGGTGCTGACGAGCCTGAAAGAAGGAAATTTCTGTGCCGGAGCCGATTTGGAACAGATGCATGACGCACAGCAGCGCCATTCCTTTCAGGAGTTAGAGCAACTGGTCATTACTGCCCACAGAGTCTTTGGCGAAATGGAGCGCTCGCCAAAACCTTTTGTCGCCGCGGTGGAAGGCGCCTGTCTGGGCGGAGGGCTCGAACTGGCGCTGGCCTGCCATGCGCGGCTTGCCAGTGCTCATGGGAGGACCTGCTTTGCCCTGCCGGAGGTCAAGCTTGGTATTCTGCCCGGATTTGGGGGTACGCAGCGCCTTCCACGGTTAATCGGCTTACCGGCGGCTTTGGACATGATCGCAACGGGAAAGACAATTTTCCCTCGGCAGGCTTTGAAAATAGGCCTTGCGGAAGCAATGGTGACGTCTATCCCCTCTACGGTTCGAACCCTTGAGGAGGTTGCGAAAGAAACCCTCGTTCACGTCGCCATTGCGCGGGCCTGTGAACTTGGGTCGACTCCTCTTCGACCACGGCAGCTCCGGGCTAACGAGAGGCTCTTCAGCGTCCCAGTGATTCGTTCGCTGGTGTGTCGCTATGCGCGACGTCAGGTCATCAAGCGAGTCAGGCATTTTTATCCCGCTCCGCTTCGTGCCATCGATGCAGTGGAGAAGGGGATGCATCTGAGTGTCTTGGAGGGATCACTAAAAGTCGAGAAGCCGCTCTTGCTGGACCTTATGGCCGGCCCGATCTCTGTACACCTCGTTGGTCTGTTCCTGAGAGGCGAGGAGGTGAAACGGAGGGTTGCTCCCGTTCCGGAGGCTGTGACTCGCATTGGTGTGCTGGGAGCCGGCTTGATGGGCTCCCAAATCGCCGGGCAGCTCGCCGAAAAAGGGTATTCGACCGTGCTGCGGGATGTGGCGTCGAACATTCTCGCGACGGCGATGGGCAGGATCCATCAAGGGCAGGCTGTCCAGGTGCGTAAGCGGATCATCCTTCCTTCCGAGCTGCGCTATCGAATGATGCGGATTACACCAACCACTGACCTCAGGGATGTAAGCGTTGCCTCTCTTGTGATCGAGGCGGTGTCGGAGAAACTGGACGTGAAACGGGCGGTGCTTGCGGAGTTTGAGTCCGAGGCACGACCCGACGCGATATTTGCCACCAACACGTCATCGTACACCTTGGCCGACATTGCCGTGAAGGCTGCTCATCCTGAACGGTGTGTCGGACTCCACTTCTTCAATCCTGTCGCCAAAATGCAGTTGGTGGAGGTGGTGCGAGCGCCCTTCACATCCGACAGGGTTTTGGCGCAGGCCTGCATTGTGGCGAAGCGCCTGGGCAAGTTTCCGCTGGTGGTGCGTGACGGACCAGGATTCCTCGTTAACAGAATCCTCTCACGCTATTTGGCAGAGGCCGTGATCATGGTGGGAGAGGGTATCTCTCTTCGGCGCATTGACGCGATCGCCAAAAACTTTGGCATGGCAGTGGACAGCGGGCATCCGATGGGTCCTCTCGAACTCGTCGACCTGATCGGACTTCCGGTCGCCATGCATGTCCTGACTTCGCTCGCCGCGTTAGGATCTCGAATAGAATCCCGCGACGCGCTGCTGCGGAATTTCCTTTCCGCCAAGAAGCCGGTGACATTTTGGAAGTCAGGTAAAGAGAATGCGCAGGCGCTTGAACTCATTGCACACTATCGTCGTACAGAGTCTTCGGCGGTTGATTCCGTCTCCGACGACATCCTTCAGCAGCGCTTATTTCTTCCCATGGTTGACGAAGCGGTGCGCTGTCTGCACGACAAGATTGTGGAGCATCCCTGGCAGGTTGATTTTGCTCTCACGTATGGGATTGGGTTTCCCGCGTTCCGTGGAGGTCTGCTTACATGGGCTCGCCAGACCATGACACCTGGACAGATAGCCCAGGCATTGGAAGCGCTGGCGATCAAGTACGGCAAACGGTTTGAGCCTTGTCCGAGTCTCTTGAGCGGTGGGTGGTAG
- a CDS encoding long-chain fatty acid--CoA ligase encodes MREQPWFLHYPEGVPHELSLYSETLLSMLSRSAKRFSRRPALYFFGKTLSYQECYSLVERFACGLAALGVRKGDRVALCLPNSPQAVIAYFGILRAGGIVVACNPTYTEHELSHQLRDAGARVIVVLDLMYQKIQQLDLDLIIVTRITDFMTTIAKYIYRHRNGQPPPEIPAKDTTLFFHDVLDRVTPVAPKDLPVVTPDDIALLQYTGGTTGISKGAELRHRNLTANIQQLISWFAPAERVESFLAALPLFHVFGMTVTQNICLAVGGCMVLVPDPRNMSVLLTILRKKQPTVITLVPALVRKLLDHCDANDFKATRFVICGGAALPYELLKTFKEKTGHMIVEGYGLSEASPVTHCNIPRGLSVKRSIGLPIANTEAKIVDETGREVPVGEVGELWVRGPQVMQGYWNNPVETANVLKPEGWLATGDVARADPDGFFYIVDRKKNMILSTSGFNVYPAEIEQVLALHPHVSEAAVIGVQLRDGCESIKAFVVITVEHVSADDLLAHCRRYLASYKVPKKIEFRKELPRSILGKTLHRVLRVEETERLSLQRS; translated from the coding sequence ATGCGTGAACAACCGTGGTTCTTACATTATCCCGAGGGAGTCCCCCACGAGCTCTCGCTTTACTCCGAGACGCTCCTATCGATGTTGTCCCGGAGCGCGAAACGGTTTTCACGCCGGCCGGCTCTCTACTTCTTCGGCAAGACGCTCTCATATCAGGAATGTTACTCGCTCGTGGAGCGATTTGCCTGCGGGCTGGCGGCGTTGGGAGTTCGGAAGGGTGATCGCGTTGCCCTCTGTCTTCCAAATTCTCCGCAGGCAGTCATCGCCTACTTCGGCATATTAAGGGCGGGGGGCATCGTCGTGGCCTGCAACCCCACCTATACGGAACACGAGCTGTCGCACCAGCTGCGAGATGCGGGGGCGCGAGTGATCGTAGTTCTCGACTTGATGTACCAGAAAATCCAGCAGCTGGACCTGGACCTGATCATCGTCACCCGGATCACCGATTTCATGACGACGATCGCGAAGTATATCTATCGACATCGCAACGGCCAACCGCCTCCTGAGATCCCGGCGAAGGATACGACGCTGTTTTTCCACGATGTGCTGGATCGCGTGACCCCCGTCGCGCCGAAGGACCTTCCGGTCGTGACGCCGGACGATATCGCGCTCCTTCAATATACAGGGGGCACCACCGGCATATCCAAAGGAGCGGAGCTGCGTCACCGCAATCTGACGGCCAACATTCAGCAACTCATCAGCTGGTTTGCGCCCGCCGAACGAGTGGAGAGCTTTCTCGCGGCGCTGCCTCTCTTTCATGTGTTTGGAATGACGGTCACGCAAAATATCTGCCTGGCCGTCGGAGGGTGTATGGTGCTAGTCCCTGACCCTCGGAACATGTCTGTTCTGCTGACGATTCTTCGCAAGAAGCAACCCACCGTGATCACACTTGTTCCTGCTCTTGTGCGAAAGCTTCTCGACCATTGTGATGCGAACGATTTCAAGGCGACGAGATTTGTAATTTGCGGGGGAGCCGCGCTGCCCTATGAACTCCTGAAAACATTCAAAGAAAAGACTGGCCACATGATTGTTGAAGGATACGGCCTCTCAGAAGCCTCACCGGTGACGCACTGCAATATTCCCCGCGGTCTCTCGGTCAAGCGGTCTATCGGATTGCCGATCGCAAACACTGAGGCAAAAATCGTCGACGAGACGGGTCGTGAAGTCCCGGTTGGCGAGGTCGGTGAACTCTGGGTGCGGGGTCCACAAGTGATGCAGGGGTACTGGAACAATCCTGTGGAAACAGCGAACGTGCTGAAGCCCGAGGGATGGCTCGCGACCGGCGACGTCGCGCGCGCCGATCCAGATGGCTTCTTCTACATCGTGGATCGCAAGAAGAATATGATTCTGTCAACCTCCGGCTTTAATGTGTACCCAGCCGAGATTGAGCAGGTGCTCGCTCTTCATCCGCATGTCAGTGAGGCGGCCGTCATCGGAGTGCAGCTCAGGGACGGGTGCGAATCGATTAAGGCGTTTGTTGTCATCACGGTTGAACACGTCTCTGCGGACGACCTCCTCGCACATTGCCGACGTTACCTGGCATCCTACAAGGTTCCTAAGAAGATTGAGTTCCGCAAGGAACTACCCAGATCGATTCTTGGAAAGACACTGCACCGGGTGTTGCGCGTTGAAGAAACGGAGCGACTCTCCCTTCAACGTTCCTAG
- a CDS encoding FAD-dependent oxidoreductase has translation MNSYDVCIVGAGVVGCAIARELGRRQWTAPLRIAVLEQRARVGEETSGRNSGVLHSGIHEHPRSLKALLAREGSASTVSYALQHNIPLLQTGMVIAISREDIRRGLWREMSMLRRLWINAWKTKIRMSFVTPSGLQTWEPHLRACCGIVIPSVCVIDSLAFVQSLKTDSEATGAEYLFTNRVIGIDEEAASYIVTTDHQQIRATCLINAAGLHADDVATLALHNNKYTISPLRGEYYEVVTAEKKHLINRLVYPALPPQATGKGIHFGPRPNGQVFLGPNEVAIHNKTDYTSRKTPPGVFLDALKKFLPALEEGDLRWAYSGIRPCVVKEDQRKSDFIVSVDRKDPPLINLVGIESPGLSAALALARYVGDLPCVQGRFRPVGPRPSPCDA, from the coding sequence ATGAACTCGTACGATGTCTGCATTGTAGGAGCCGGGGTCGTCGGATGCGCCATTGCCCGAGAGTTAGGGCGGCGGCAGTGGACCGCTCCGCTCCGCATCGCCGTACTGGAACAACGCGCGCGGGTGGGAGAAGAGACCAGCGGGCGCAACAGCGGTGTGCTCCATAGTGGAATCCACGAACATCCCCGTTCATTGAAGGCCCTATTGGCACGAGAGGGAAGCGCATCGACGGTGTCATACGCGTTACAGCACAACATCCCCCTGCTCCAAACAGGCATGGTCATCGCCATTTCGCGCGAGGATATCCGCCGAGGTCTCTGGCGTGAGATGTCCATGCTCCGGCGTCTGTGGATCAACGCCTGGAAGACCAAAATCCGGATGTCGTTTGTGACGCCGTCGGGATTACAGACGTGGGAACCCCATCTTCGTGCCTGCTGTGGCATTGTCATTCCAAGCGTCTGTGTCATCGATTCGCTCGCCTTTGTGCAATCACTCAAGACCGACTCGGAAGCTACTGGTGCCGAGTATCTTTTCACTAACCGAGTGATCGGCATCGATGAAGAGGCGGCTTCCTACATCGTCACCACCGATCATCAGCAAATCCGTGCTACGTGCTTAATCAATGCTGCAGGCCTCCATGCCGACGATGTTGCCACTCTTGCCCTACATAATAATAAGTATACCATCAGCCCCCTGCGGGGTGAGTACTACGAGGTGGTCACCGCAGAGAAAAAGCACCTTATTAACCGTTTGGTGTACCCTGCCCTACCTCCTCAAGCAACCGGCAAGGGGATTCATTTCGGCCCCCGTCCGAATGGACAGGTGTTCCTGGGACCCAACGAGGTGGCAATCCACAATAAAACGGACTATACGTCGCGCAAGACACCGCCGGGCGTGTTCCTCGACGCCTTGAAGAAATTCCTTCCGGCCCTGGAAGAAGGCGATCTTCGGTGGGCTTATTCCGGAATCCGGCCTTGTGTTGTGAAAGAAGATCAGCGCAAGAGCGACTTCATTGTCTCCGTAGACAGGAAAGACCCGCCGCTCATCAATCTGGTAGGCATTGAATCGCCCGGACTCTCTGCCGCGTTGGCGCTGGCTCGATATGTTGGCGACCTGCCTTGCGTTCAGGGACGTTTTCGCCCGGTTGGCCCCCGTCCTTCCCCCTGTGACGCCTAG
- a CDS encoding patatin-like phospholipase family protein codes for MSDHLSNKYGKILFVFCGGGCKAVIQAAAAAELVNAGLIPAHIMSSSAGTCNALGFVENPGVVGAEKTLRIWEEYITSPEAIYEVHPFLREKLARLLGVVPRVTQGWGPSGSILHDLRRALKFLPLVLSFCVRMPFRVAGRTVSLIFRLMDTFESQHKSFRRLVQAPEVQEAFDEVDKYFEFKRMKAFLDPFPLLARLGEQIDLQKVLASPTVWHILTERYEDGATVIFSNKDRDLAMDESEDARIQKSKHDVFFKRIRASMALYPLFEMVEIDGYRYLDADLANPLPVEEALSLGCDTVFIFLNVPRKSVRVDPHPLRDLLELNDLLRLNERYIHHRLTEAQMKAKEMGVNLFVIRPDAIPPGLGLLEIDGKVIELVKNYERKRMKEYLEHLDAHNLRFAPSISADS; via the coding sequence ATGTCTGATCATCTGTCGAACAAATACGGGAAGATTCTGTTCGTCTTTTGCGGCGGTGGGTGTAAGGCTGTCATCCAGGCGGCTGCGGCTGCAGAATTGGTCAATGCCGGCTTGATACCAGCCCACATCATGAGTTCCTCAGCTGGAACCTGCAATGCTCTCGGCTTCGTCGAGAATCCCGGAGTAGTCGGAGCCGAGAAAACTCTCCGCATCTGGGAAGAATATATCACCTCTCCGGAGGCGATCTACGAAGTCCACCCGTTCCTCCGCGAGAAATTGGCACGTCTCTTAGGGGTTGTACCACGGGTGACTCAGGGCTGGGGGCCGAGCGGATCGATACTCCACGATCTGAGGAGGGCACTCAAGTTTCTGCCGCTGGTCCTATCCTTTTGTGTGCGCATGCCGTTCCGCGTAGCGGGTCGCACCGTGAGTCTTATATTTCGCCTCATGGACACATTTGAATCCCAGCACAAGTCATTCCGGCGGCTCGTGCAGGCGCCTGAAGTCCAAGAAGCGTTCGACGAAGTGGATAAATATTTTGAATTCAAGAGGATGAAGGCCTTCCTGGATCCATTCCCGCTTTTAGCGAGACTCGGTGAGCAGATTGACCTGCAGAAGGTGCTCGCAAGCCCCACCGTGTGGCATATCCTGACTGAACGGTATGAAGATGGAGCGACCGTGATCTTTTCAAACAAGGACCGAGATCTCGCGATGGATGAATCTGAAGACGCGCGGATCCAGAAATCCAAACATGATGTCTTCTTTAAGCGTATCCGCGCCTCCATGGCTTTGTACCCTTTGTTTGAGATGGTTGAAATAGACGGCTACCGATACCTCGATGCTGATCTCGCCAATCCCCTCCCGGTTGAAGAGGCTCTCAGCCTCGGATGCGATACGGTGTTCATCTTTCTCAACGTTCCGAGGAAGAGTGTTCGTGTTGACCCACACCCCTTGCGGGATCTTCTCGAGTTAAACGACCTGCTACGATTGAATGAGCGATACATCCACCACCGCCTCACGGAAGCACAGATGAAAGCCAAGGAGATGGGAGTCAATCTTTTTGTCATCCGCCCAGACGCGATCCCTCCTGGCCTCGGATTGCTGGAGATTGATGGCAAGGTGATCGAATTGGTGAAGAATTACGAGCGAAAACGGATGAAGGAATATCTCGAACATTTGGACGCACACAACCTCCGATTTGCGCCATCCATTAGCGCTGATTCCTAA
- a CDS encoding glycerophosphodiester phosphodiesterase encodes MPRVVRIGHRGAAGHAPENTLAAIQRGIELQVDFVEIDVRCTADGILVALHDATISRTTNGKGRVDSLSLREVQAFNAGNGEHVPTLDEVLKAASGKTGLMLELKVEGVAQQTVDAVREAGFSYPVIYASFLHGELTQVRSVDPEAALMVLFSRLPRAPVARAREYRSAYVGLRHDTVTRRLVDAFHQENLLVWVYTADSISEIQRALALGVDGVISNFPDRIGRQ; translated from the coding sequence ATGCCTCGTGTGGTGAGAATCGGCCATCGTGGAGCTGCTGGTCATGCTCCGGAAAACACGTTGGCCGCGATTCAAAGAGGGATCGAATTGCAAGTCGACTTTGTGGAGATTGACGTGCGCTGCACGGCAGACGGGATCCTAGTGGCTCTTCATGATGCGACAATCAGTCGAACAACCAACGGAAAAGGACGAGTCGACTCCTTGTCACTGCGGGAAGTACAGGCGTTCAACGCGGGGAATGGTGAACACGTTCCAACGCTTGATGAAGTGCTCAAGGCGGCTTCCGGTAAAACAGGTCTGATGTTAGAACTCAAGGTCGAAGGAGTGGCGCAGCAGACTGTCGACGCGGTCCGCGAGGCTGGATTCAGCTACCCGGTAATCTATGCCTCTTTCCTGCACGGCGAACTGACCCAAGTTCGATCGGTCGATCCAGAGGCGGCACTCATGGTGCTGTTCAGTCGGCTACCCCGGGCACCGGTTGCTCGTGCAAGGGAATATAGATCCGCATACGTCGGTCTTCGGCATGACACGGTCACCCGCCGCCTGGTCGATGCCTTCCACCAGGAGAACCTGCTCGTGTGGGTCTATACGGCAGACAGCATCAGCGAGATCCAGCGCGCATTAGCGCTCGGCGTTGACGGTGTGATTTCGAACTTTCCGGACCGCATCGGGAGACAATAG
- a CDS encoding substrate-binding domain-containing protein, protein MLRTAKGLSQSDLAASAQVTRQAVCAIEANQYLPTTAVALRLAGVLNCRVEDLFRLISTGEMVQGELIAGLGTDSLAHHARVKVAHIGNRLVVRPVADLGEVLNYAIPADGLFSGSVTSSSRADKGARSVRVQLIRDRHLIEQEIAVAGCDPAIFLAGEYLRRHTNTSTVVGWTMGSGAALEALKRGEVHIAGLHIVDSTSGESNLPYVKRHLKGYDVDIVTFARWEEGLIVSAGNPKGIRAITDLARPDVRFINRESGAGARILLDQRLSAAGVPSNRVKGYDRLASSHFHVARLISEGQADVGVGVRFAANYYGLDFVPLQEARYDLVVPKAYLAAHPTLQSFFETIVTHDWTEALTLGDVIAVMENGQVLQVGSPQDVFSRPKNAEVAQIVGVETVVQGHVIEQANGLATVRVNGTTLKGLGSDEIGSPVFVCIRAEDVVLEQAGSGITSARNHLVGKVSEIIPHGVMVQVKIECGFPLVAMVTRGALEDLSLNVGSSVIAAMKAGAVHLVPRA, encoded by the coding sequence ATGTTGAGGACTGCCAAGGGTCTGTCGCAAAGCGATTTGGCAGCATCAGCTCAGGTTACGCGGCAGGCTGTCTGTGCGATCGAGGCCAATCAATATCTTCCCACCACTGCGGTGGCGCTTCGCCTTGCAGGAGTTCTCAACTGTCGCGTGGAGGACCTCTTCCGCCTCATCTCTACCGGTGAAATGGTACAGGGTGAGTTGATCGCCGGATTGGGCACCGACTCACTCGCTCATCATGCACGAGTAAAAGTGGCCCACATCGGGAATCGTTTAGTCGTGCGTCCGGTGGCTGATCTCGGTGAGGTATTAAATTATGCGATTCCCGCCGACGGATTGTTTTCCGGCTCGGTAACTTCTTCCTCGCGCGCGGACAAAGGCGCGCGCTCTGTGCGGGTACAGTTGATACGAGATCGTCACTTGATCGAGCAGGAAATTGCGGTAGCGGGATGCGATCCCGCCATCTTTCTCGCTGGCGAATATTTGCGGCGTCATACGAACACGTCTACGGTGGTCGGATGGACAATGGGCAGTGGCGCCGCGCTAGAGGCATTGAAACGAGGAGAAGTTCATATTGCTGGTCTCCACATTGTCGATAGCACGTCGGGCGAATCGAATCTGCCCTATGTGAAGCGGCATCTCAAAGGATACGACGTGGACATCGTGACATTCGCCCGATGGGAAGAGGGCCTCATAGTGTCCGCCGGCAACCCCAAGGGTATTCGAGCAATCACGGATCTGGCGCGTCCCGACGTGCGATTCATCAATCGGGAATCGGGCGCGGGTGCGCGGATTCTTCTCGATCAGAGGTTATCGGCAGCCGGTGTGCCATCCAACCGCGTGAAGGGCTATGACCGGCTTGCGTCGTCGCACTTTCATGTGGCGCGCTTGATCTCCGAGGGGCAGGCCGACGTTGGCGTCGGTGTGCGCTTCGCCGCAAACTATTATGGGCTCGACTTCGTTCCGCTCCAGGAGGCTCGGTATGATCTGGTCGTTCCCAAAGCTTATCTCGCCGCTCATCCCACACTGCAAAGCTTCTTTGAGACGATCGTGACGCATGATTGGACCGAGGCATTGACGCTGGGTGATGTGATCGCGGTGATGGAGAATGGTCAGGTGTTGCAGGTTGGCTCACCACAAGACGTGTTTTCTCGTCCCAAGAATGCTGAGGTCGCGCAGATTGTGGGAGTGGAAACCGTCGTACAGGGTCATGTGATCGAGCAAGCAAACGGGCTGGCCACCGTCCGCGTCAATGGAACGACGCTCAAAGGCTTGGGATCAGATGAAATTGGCTCGCCGGTGTTCGTCTGTATTCGAGCCGAAGATGTGGTGTTGGAACAAGCGGGCAGTGGCATAACGAGCGCGCGCAATCATCTTGTCGGGAAGGTGAGCGAAATCATTCCGCACGGGGTCATGGTGCAGGTGAAGATCGAATGTGGCTTTCCCTTGGTGGCGATGGTCACCCGAGGGGCGTTGGAAGATTTATCGCTGAATGTCGGGAGTTCGGTGATCGCCGCGATGAAAGCCGGCGCGGTCCATCTGGTACCGAGAGCCTAG
- a CDS encoding RNA-binding protein, translating to MGKRVLYVGGLSETISDRDLLNLFGSYGVVARAYIVRHKHTGKSAGYGFVEMGSGEQALHAVVALEGALVDGNRLRLYVTPYVAANS from the coding sequence ATGGGCAAACGAGTCCTGTATGTCGGCGGTCTTTCGGAGACGATCTCAGACAGGGACCTCCTAAACCTCTTTGGATCCTATGGGGTCGTCGCCCGTGCCTATATCGTTCGGCATAAGCACACTGGCAAATCGGCCGGCTATGGATTTGTGGAAATGGGCTCCGGCGAACAAGCCCTTCATGCCGTGGTGGCTCTTGAAGGCGCACTAGTTGACGGCAACCGTCTGAGGCTGTATGTCACGCCCTACGTAGCTGCCAACTCATAA